The following is a genomic window from Sebaldella sp. S0638.
AAAATGCAAGACAGGGAATGAAAGATATGAAGAATGCTATGGATAAAATAAAAAAAGGATATTCTTATGTTATATTTCCAGAAGGAGGAAGAACTCCCGACGGCGAGGTAAAAGAATTTAAAAAAGGAAGTTTCAGACTCGCAACAGAAACAGGAGCAAAAATTCTTCCTGTTACGCTTAGCGGTACATATAATATTCAGAGTAAAGGCAGTCTGAAAGTCACTGCAAATAAAAATGTAAAAATTATTGTAGATGAACCTGTTGATTTATCGAAACTTACAAAGCCGGAAATAAAAGAACTGGATAATAAAGTAAGGGATATAATTGTCAAGAATCTAAAAGAAAGTATGGAGTAAAAAGCTTTATACAGAAGGAGAAAAAATGAAAATATTTCTTGCTACTAAGAATGTTGGTAAAATAAATGAATTTAAAAGGCTTGTTGCCGGGAAAAATATAGAAGTCCTCTCTATTTTAGACAGTGAAGATATACCAGAAGTAGAGGAAGACGGGGAGACATTTGAAGAAAATTCACAGAAAAAAGCTGTGGAAATAGCAAAGTATCTGAATATGTACACTATTTCCGATGATTCAGGTCTTTGTGTAGATTATCTGAATGGAGCTCCGGGGATATATTCCGCAAGATATTCCGGTGAAAATGCCAATGATTCCAAAAATATGGACAAGCTTTTAGAGGATCTGAAAGGAATTGACGAACGTACTGCAAAGTTCGTTTCAGTAGTTTCTCTGGCGAAGCCTGACGGTGAGGTATATTCTTACAGAGGGGAAGCCAGCGGTGAGATCATGGGTGAAAGACACGGAACAAACGGTTTTGGATATGATCCTATATTTTTCTCATATGAATTAAATAAAGGTTTCGGAGAGGCAACGCCTGAGGAAAAGAAGTCGGTAAGTCACAGAGCAAAGGCATTTGACAAGTTGATGAAAGAAATAGATAATATAGTGAAATAAAATCTTAATTTATTTTTTCCAATTGGTTACATTGCTTTTTGATTCGGGGAATTATTTATCAATCGAAAATATTAATAAATGAAAATCTTTTTTTATAGTTATCAGCTATTTTAAAAAGATTTTTTTCTTTCTTTCTTGACATATTAAGAAAATATAAAGTATACTAAAGAGATAATACTATTTAGAAAGGAGAAAGTCTGCATGAATTATGATTTTGACAAAAGGATAGACAGAAAAGAGAATAACGCGGTAAAATGGGAAAAATGCAGTGAAACAAAGATGTTGCCTATGTGGGTTGCTGATATGGATTTTGAAACAGCGCCGGAAATATTGGAAGCTATGCAGAAAAAGCTGGATCAGAAAATATTCGGATATACCAGCAGACCTGATTCGTATTTTGAAAGTGCTGTTAAATGGACTGAAGAGATTCATGGTTTTAATATGGAGGTCTGTAAGTTAGCGCATTCACCGGGAGTAGTTCCCAGTTTATCAATGCTGATAAGGCTTTTGACTGATCCGGGTGACAAAGTTATAGTTCAGGCGCCGGTTTATCCGCCGTTTTTTAGAGTGGTCGAGAAAAACAACAGAAAACTTTTGATAAATAACTTAATAGAAGAAGATGGCATTTACAAGATTGATTTTCAGGATTTTGAAGAAAAAGCAAAAGATGAAAAAACAAAATTCTTTATTTTATGTAATCCGCATAATCCTGTGGGAAGAG
Proteins encoded in this region:
- a CDS encoding XTP/dITP diphosphatase; translation: MKIFLATKNVGKINEFKRLVAGKNIEVLSILDSEDIPEVEEDGETFEENSQKKAVEIAKYLNMYTISDDSGLCVDYLNGAPGIYSARYSGENANDSKNMDKLLEDLKGIDERTAKFVSVVSLAKPDGEVYSYRGEASGEIMGERHGTNGFGYDPIFFSYELNKGFGEATPEEKKSVSHRAKAFDKLMKEIDNIVK